Proteins encoded by one window of Ignavibacteriota bacterium:
- a CDS encoding carboxymuconolactone decarboxylase family protein has protein sequence MINRVSFKIVIWIIFLISFCNNIIGQNKNETSMQLSARQQRIIQISAYTAKGDLENAKLVLNNGLDDGLTINEIKELLVHLYAYCGFPRSIRGLQTFMEVLDERRSKGIIDNIGIEASPIDETESKYERGKAILEKLTGKPQSELKNGYAEFAPIIEIFLKEHLFADIFERDVLTFAERELITISVLASIGGVEPMLRSHFQICLVQGFTPHQLNEFLQIISSVIGNNEIQAAEEVLNDLLSNYKK, from the coding sequence ATGATAAATAGAGTATCATTCAAAATAGTTATATGGATAATATTTTTAATTAGCTTTTGTAACAATATTATTGGCCAAAACAAAAATGAAACCAGTATGCAATTATCAGCAAGACAGCAAAGAATCATTCAAATTTCGGCTTATACCGCCAAGGGTGATCTAGAAAATGCAAAATTGGTATTAAACAACGGATTAGATGATGGCCTTACAATAAATGAAATTAAAGAATTATTGGTACATCTTTATGCATATTGCGGCTTCCCCAGAAGTATAAGAGGATTACAAACTTTTATGGAAGTGCTTGATGAGAGAAGATCTAAAGGGATAATTGATAATATTGGGATAGAGGCTTCACCAATTGATGAAACAGAAAGTAAATATGAGAGAGGTAAAGCGATATTAGAAAAATTAACCGGAAAACCACAATCTGAGTTGAAAAACGGATATGCTGAATTTGCGCCAATAATAGAAATATTTTTAAAAGAACATTTATTCGCTGATATTTTTGAACGAGATGTTCTAACATTTGCAGAAAGAGAATTGATAACAATATCTGTTTTAGCCAGTATTGGTGGTGTTGAGCCAATGCTTCGTTCACATTTTCAAATTTGTTTAGTTCAAGGATTTACACCGCATCAATTGAATGAATTTTTGCAAATAATTAGCTCAGTGATAGGTAATAATGAAATACAAGCTGCAGAAGAAGTCTTAAATGATTTATTAAGTAATTATAAAAAATGA
- a CDS encoding aldo/keto reductase, protein MKTAKNYFSLFIVVLFFVSTININSQDIKNVPTLKLNNGMEMPQIGIGTFAISYQDAKTACLEAFKNGFRHVDCATAYRVEGAVGEAMRESGIGREEFFISSKLWVSDYANGKTIASIDTILKRFQIDYIDLLYIHQPIGDYINAWKDMEKAVALGKVRSLGISNFDASKERFHSIVDSMKIKPVALQIECHPYAQRNDIREWVKPYNIIIECWYPLGHGDKGLLSDPVIKKIADAHGKSIVQTILRWHMQEGFSAIPCSKNPVHINENINIFDFELSDNEMSAMRSLNKDKRFFNITIDQLDSWVR, encoded by the coding sequence ATGAAAACAGCAAAAAATTATTTTAGTCTATTTATTGTAGTTTTGTTTTTCGTCAGTACGATTAATATTAATTCACAAGATATAAAAAATGTACCAACTTTAAAATTGAACAATGGAATGGAAATGCCCCAAATAGGAATTGGTACTTTTGCAATCTCATATCAAGACGCAAAGACAGCATGCCTTGAAGCTTTTAAAAATGGTTTTCGTCATGTTGATTGTGCGACTGCTTATCGGGTTGAAGGAGCTGTTGGTGAAGCAATGCGAGAAAGCGGCATTGGCCGTGAAGAATTTTTTATTTCAAGCAAATTATGGGTTTCTGATTATGCAAATGGCAAAACGATTGCATCCATCGATACTATATTAAAACGCTTTCAGATAGATTACATCGATTTGCTTTATATTCATCAGCCCATTGGTGATTATATCAATGCATGGAAAGATATGGAAAAAGCGGTTGCGTTGGGCAAAGTACGCTCGTTAGGAATCAGTAATTTTGATGCAAGCAAAGAACGCTTCCATTCAATTGTTGATAGTATGAAAATTAAACCAGTTGCGTTGCAAATCGAATGTCATCCATATGCGCAGCGAAATGACATACGAGAGTGGGTTAAACCTTACAATATAATTATTGAATGTTGGTACCCTTTAGGACATGGCGACAAAGGATTACTATCCGACCCGGTGATAAAAAAAATAGCTGATGCACATGGAAAAAGTATCGTACAGACTATACTTCGTTGGCATATGCAAGAAGGTTTTTCTGCAATTCCATGTTCTAAAAATCCAGTACATATAAATGAAAACATAAATATTTTCGACTTTGAGTTAAGTGATAATGAAATGTCAGCTATGCGTTCCTTGAACAAAGACAAACGTTTTTTCAATATAACGATAGATCAGCTTGATAGTTGGGTTAGGTAA
- a CDS encoding cold-shock protein, translating into MAERLEGSVKWFNSSKGFGFIQQSNGEDVFVHFQEIISNGFKTLNENDKVEFSLGKSSKGLHAVEVKVLK; encoded by the coding sequence ATGGCAGAGCGTTTAGAAGGATCTGTTAAATGGTTTAACAGTTCAAAAGGATTCGGTTTTATTCAACAATCAAATGGTGAAGATGTATTTGTTCATTTTCAAGAAATCATTAGTAATGGTTTTAAAACTTTAAATGAAAATGACAAAGTAGAATTTTCTCTTGGTAAAAGCTCAAAAGGCTTACATGCAGTAGAAGTTAAGGTGTTGAAATAA
- a CDS encoding alpha/beta hydrolase — protein sequence MTLCVNVSGQNKIENPFTLVYDGAIIENIPGKVNIHQVKYILNNNEISANVYTPPNYDLLKKYPSIVVAHPNGGVKEQVAGLYAQRLAEIGYIAIVADASFQGASGGEPRNVDKPANRIEDIRGMADFISLYKGVDKEKIGLLGICGGGGYSLAAAQTDKRFKAIATLSMFNSGLVRRNGFRDSQIATIQERLKQASEARSLEAAGGEVSYIANIKTTDEMADKMPFDLYREGHYYYNRTHAHPNSTFRYTASSLLDLMAFDATTNMNLINQPLLMIAGNKADTYYMTESAFKLATGTNEKELFLIDGATHIQTYYIPEYVDQAMNKLKEFFDKYL from the coding sequence ATGACACTTTGTGTAAATGTCTCAGGACAAAATAAAATAGAAAATCCATTTACTCTTGTTTATGATGGTGCAATAATTGAAAATATTCCTGGGAAAGTAAATATCCATCAAGTAAAATATATATTGAATAACAATGAAATTTCTGCAAATGTTTATACACCTCCAAATTATGATTTATTGAAAAAATATCCGTCCATTGTTGTGGCACATCCAAATGGAGGTGTTAAAGAACAAGTAGCTGGATTATATGCACAACGATTAGCAGAAATAGGTTATATCGCAATTGTTGCAGACGCTTCATTCCAAGGCGCAAGTGGAGGTGAACCTCGGAATGTGGATAAACCGGCAAATAGAATTGAAGATATACGAGGGATGGCTGATTTTATATCACTTTATAAAGGTGTAGATAAAGAGAAGATTGGATTATTAGGAATCTGTGGCGGAGGCGGTTATTCTTTGGCAGCTGCTCAAACAGATAAACGATTTAAAGCTATTGCTACCTTAAGCATGTTTAATTCCGGATTGGTTAGACGAAATGGATTTAGAGATTCACAGATTGCAACAATTCAAGAACGCTTAAAACAAGCTTCGGAAGCTCGTTCGCTGGAGGCGGCAGGAGGAGAAGTAAGTTATATTGCAAATATAAAAACAACAGATGAGATGGCTGATAAAATGCCTTTTGATTTATACCGCGAAGGTCATTATTATTATAACAGAACTCATGCACACCCAAATTCGACGTTTAGATATACCGCAAGCAGTCTGCTTGATCTTATGGCTTTTGATGCAACTACCAATATGAATTTAATTAATCAACCATTGTTAATGATAGCCGGAAATAAAGCCGATACATATTACATGACTGAAAGCGCATTTAAACTTGCAACTGGCACAAACGAAAAAGAATTATTTTTGATTGATGGAGCGACTCACATTCAAACATATTATATCCCGGAGTATGTAGATCAGGCGATGAATAAACTCAAAGAATTCTTTGATAAATATTTATGA
- a CDS encoding nuclear transport factor 2 family protein, whose product MKTKTILLFMTLITVNLLIAQNSHEEQNIIKLSKDKWQWMSDKNVDKLDSLFHEKSMFVHMGGAWGKVQELNIIKSGGIWYKHADIHEVSVNIIDNTAILLNKITLLAIVGGNEVTNHFEVTEVYIKHSDNWKLGSLSFTKLLTPNVQ is encoded by the coding sequence ATGAAAACAAAAACTATATTACTATTTATGACACTCATAACAGTAAATTTATTAATCGCACAAAATTCTCATGAAGAGCAGAATATTATTAAACTTTCCAAGGATAAATGGCAGTGGATGTCAGACAAAAATGTAGATAAGCTCGATTCACTCTTCCATGAAAAGTCCATGTTCGTGCATATGGGTGGAGCTTGGGGCAAAGTACAAGAACTTAATATTATTAAAAGCGGCGGAATTTGGTATAAGCATGCCGATATACATGAAGTATCCGTAAATATTATTGATAATACTGCTATACTACTAAATAAAATTACGTTACTGGCAATTGTAGGTGGAAATGAAGTAACAAATCACTTTGAGGTTACTGAAGTTTACATAAAACACAGTGACAATTGGAAATTAGGTTCACTATCATTTACTAAGCTGCTTACCCCAAATGTTCAATAA
- a CDS encoding ABC transporter ATP-binding protein yields the protein MAIIQTQNLNFGFIKNQLVVDDINLKIEEGNIYGFIGPNGAGKTTTIRLLLGLLKPNIGNIQLFGKSITTESLWIFQNIGAMIEMPSLYEHLTGFDNLQITTKIKNVSYKRINEVLEIVKLSNSSMKKVKEYSLGMKQRLGLALALLSEPKLLILDEPTNGLDPQGMIETRELLVKLNKEYGTTILISSHLLSEIEKIVTHLGIINKGRLIFQGTINELHNLPNENSLIQIETNDNERAFSLLNNDYKINYNNGKGIQIVFQSREQVSKICKALVYEGLDIYHFHVTTNNLEEIFLTITNN from the coding sequence ATGGCAATAATCCAAACTCAAAATCTTAATTTCGGATTTATAAAAAATCAATTAGTAGTGGATGACATAAACTTAAAGATTGAAGAAGGAAATATTTATGGTTTTATAGGTCCAAATGGAGCAGGGAAAACAACGACAATCAGATTATTACTTGGATTGCTTAAACCAAATATTGGTAACATACAACTCTTTGGCAAATCAATTACGACTGAATCTCTGTGGATTTTTCAAAATATTGGTGCAATGATTGAAATGCCTTCCTTATATGAACATTTAACGGGATTTGACAACCTGCAAATAACAACAAAAATCAAAAATGTTTCTTATAAAAGGATTAATGAAGTTTTGGAAATTGTTAAACTATCAAATTCTTCGATGAAAAAAGTTAAAGAATATTCATTGGGTATGAAGCAACGTTTGGGTTTAGCTTTAGCACTTTTATCAGAACCTAAATTACTTATTTTAGACGAACCTACAAACGGACTTGATCCTCAGGGAATGATAGAAACAAGAGAACTACTTGTTAAATTAAACAAAGAATATGGAACAACAATATTAATCTCAAGCCATTTACTTTCTGAAATTGAAAAAATTGTAACACACTTAGGAATTATCAATAAAGGCAGATTGATATTTCAGGGAACAATTAATGAACTGCACAATCTGCCAAATGAGAATTCATTAATTCAAATTGAAACAAATGATAATGAAAGAGCCTTTTCTCTTTTAAATAATGATTATAAGATAAATTATAATAATGGAAAAGGTATACAAATAGTATTTCAAAGCAGAGAGCAGGTATCTAAGATATGCAAAGCACTTGTCTATGAAGGATTAGATATTTATCATTTTCATGTAACCACCAACAACTTAGAAGAAATATTTTTAACAATCACTAATAATTAA
- a CDS encoding alpha-L-fucosidase, producing MQIIIISILLIAANLFSQTTDNILPTKSQLEWADCEIGVIIHLDINIFEPETFDYSRKETLPALCKFNPSKLNTDQWIKSAKDAGAKYAVLTAKHGTGFTLWPSKAHSYNIGNTPWKKGEGDIVRDFIESCRKYNIKPGLYYNTNINTYLGRGFNQSLDEEQHENFNDIILKQLEELWTQYGELFEIWFDGGVKSNENGGIANEVIELLNRHQSNAVLFQGPMESRNLIRWVGNEDGRAPYPHWSRADAVTSSLGLVNISDLHGDPNGKIWCPAEADFPNMKQKAWNGGWLWKADQDSLLFSADELIDRYYTSVGRNANMLIGMAIDTSGQFPQTAANIFNEFGAEINKRFKNPKANANFIGKICELKISEYPEIIKNIIIQEDISKGERVSKYSVEAFINESWVTIAEGISIGHKRIHKIDNLITTKIRLKILENTDEPIIKQFAVF from the coding sequence TTGCAAATAATTATTATAAGCATATTATTAATTGCTGCAAATTTATTCAGTCAAACTACTGACAACATTTTACCGACAAAATCTCAACTTGAATGGGCGGATTGCGAAATAGGTGTAATTATACACCTTGATATTAATATTTTCGAACCGGAGACTTTTGATTACAGCCGGAAAGAAACTCTGCCGGCTTTATGTAAATTCAATCCTTCTAAACTGAATACGGATCAATGGATTAAATCCGCAAAAGATGCAGGCGCCAAATATGCCGTTCTCACCGCAAAGCACGGTACGGGATTTACTCTTTGGCCTTCCAAAGCGCATAGTTATAATATCGGTAATACTCCGTGGAAAAAAGGCGAAGGAGACATTGTTCGAGATTTTATTGAATCATGCAGAAAGTACAATATTAAACCAGGTTTATATTATAACACAAATATAAATACTTATTTAGGAAGGGGATTTAATCAATCGTTAGATGAAGAGCAACATGAAAATTTCAATGACATTATACTTAAGCAGCTTGAGGAATTATGGACGCAATACGGCGAATTATTTGAAATTTGGTTTGACGGTGGTGTTAAATCAAATGAAAATGGCGGTATTGCGAATGAAGTCATTGAATTGTTAAATCGGCATCAATCGAACGCGGTACTTTTCCAGGGACCGATGGAATCCCGTAATTTAATTAGATGGGTTGGAAATGAAGACGGAAGAGCGCCTTATCCGCATTGGAGCCGTGCGGATGCTGTAACCTCATCGCTTGGCTTGGTTAACATATCGGATCTTCACGGTGATCCGAACGGTAAAATTTGGTGTCCTGCTGAAGCAGATTTTCCAAATATGAAACAGAAGGCATGGAATGGAGGATGGCTTTGGAAAGCTGATCAAGATAGTCTTTTGTTTTCAGCTGATGAGTTAATTGATAGATATTATACGAGTGTTGGCAGGAATGCAAATATGTTAATTGGAATGGCAATTGATACATCCGGCCAATTTCCTCAAACGGCGGCAAATATATTTAATGAATTTGGAGCTGAAATAAACAAACGTTTTAAAAATCCAAAGGCAAATGCGAATTTTATAGGAAAAATATGTGAATTAAAAATTTCTGAATATCCGGAAATAATAAAGAATATTATTATTCAAGAAGATATTTCGAAAGGTGAAAGAGTATCTAAATATTCTGTAGAGGCATTCATAAATGAAAGTTGGGTTACTATTGCTGAGGGTATTTCAATAGGTCATAAACGAATACATAAAATTGATAATTTAATTACAACAAAAATAAGGCTTAAAATCCTTGAAAATACGGATGAACCAATTATTAAACAGTTTGCAGTTTTCTAA
- a CDS encoding ABC transporter permease, which produces MSSISKAFSAEIIKSKNTYALWLTFIGAAIIPFTIFITYAYNWELFIPKTGENPWKEIFIRSFNGITLFTPLFIILIIGLLFDVEHKSNSWKHIFVLPISKSSFFLSKYLFVFSLISIYFILFVLFTLANGCLLGVYKQQLNFLELNPCWIEIVIFLTKFFIGVLSIIAIHFWLSFRLKNLIVNFGIGLTGIAFAILLNGRGGLTVLLPYSYPIKMLNYSSNPSYFLEDYHIVSIFYFIVIFCMSYLNFTKSYNG; this is translated from the coding sequence ATGTCATCAATAAGTAAGGCATTTTCTGCTGAAATAATTAAATCAAAAAACACTTATGCTTTATGGCTGACTTTTATTGGGGCTGCAATTATACCGTTTACCATTTTTATCACTTATGCCTACAACTGGGAATTATTTATCCCGAAAACGGGTGAAAACCCATGGAAAGAGATTTTCATCAGATCATTTAATGGCATAACCTTATTTACGCCACTTTTTATCATTCTTATTATCGGCTTACTTTTCGATGTCGAGCATAAGTCAAATTCATGGAAACACATATTCGTTTTACCCATTTCAAAGAGCAGTTTCTTTCTTAGCAAATACCTATTTGTATTTTCTTTGATTAGCATTTATTTCATACTTTTTGTTTTATTCACATTAGCCAATGGATGCTTGTTAGGTGTTTACAAACAACAATTAAATTTTTTAGAGCTTAATCCCTGTTGGATTGAAATAGTTATTTTTCTTACTAAGTTTTTTATTGGTGTTTTGTCTATTATAGCAATTCATTTTTGGTTGAGTTTCAGGCTTAAAAATTTAATTGTCAATTTTGGAATTGGACTCACAGGAATTGCTTTTGCGATACTCTTGAATGGCAGAGGTGGACTGACAGTTCTACTACCTTATTCCTACCCAATAAAAATGTTGAATTACTCATCAAATCCATCCTATTTTTTAGAAGATTATCATATCGTTAGTATTTTTTATTTTATAGTAATTTTCTGTATGAGTTATTTGAATTTCACAAAAAGTTATAATGGGTAA
- a CDS encoding tetratricopeptide repeat protein produces MNFYAIVAISYCALCSAAINAKTLLLTVDLASETNNKLVDSLIYKLNKEKNDTSKVNLLNKISWNLAPIDIEKSIIFADSSIKLSEKIDWKIGKAKALNNKGEALRNKGSFEEALKQHKSSLQLFIELNDLDGQAKTESYLGITYFSLSDFSKSFSHFDNALDLFKELNKPDGVLNSYGYMGVLFSNFNQHDKAIDYYKKALEIAVKLNNKSKMATQYNNLGIEYNELRKYSESIFYYNKAIDFFNQENDEFNYSIALGNIGIPYTKLKRYSEAKSAFYESLKFAKKLDDEYGVAHQYGNIGELYLAMNEDKNIKDTVNYLHKAIDYLKRSVKEFELVGAIEDQKDYLEILAKANNKFRNYQEAYNELNNVIKLKDLIQSKENLKVTAGLEIKQELENKENEIVILNKEKEFEIMMKTAISIFSFLVVIIAFLILYFYRKKRKDNFILKDTILQKEEIEKILRSNEIELTNHKVNLEKLVSDRTIKLEKEITEHKKTEEALSVALDNAEIANKAKSVFLANMSHELRTPLVGILGYSDLLQSILEDEEAQEMAEGINRTGKRLLNTLSLVLDLARVESDMVEVNIKEIDLIERITDTYKNFKGLAERKKLRLNLNLHADKYIYSIDEGMFNVIIENLINNAIKFTKEGEIIVTSNVEYMEDKPKLIIKVIDSGIGIKQNDIPLIFKEFKQLSEGFTKDFQGSGLGLAITKKYIDLLGGEIKVESEFGKGTTFKLIFPVKIQKAA; encoded by the coding sequence ATGAATTTTTATGCCATTGTTGCAATATCATATTGCGCATTGTGTAGTGCTGCCATTAATGCTAAAACATTATTATTAACCGTTGACTTAGCATCGGAAACAAATAATAAATTAGTTGACAGCCTTATATACAAACTTAATAAAGAAAAAAATGACACTTCAAAAGTTAACCTCCTTAATAAAATTTCATGGAATTTAGCACCGATTGACATTGAAAAAAGCATAATTTTTGCCGATTCATCAATAAAACTTTCAGAAAAAATTGATTGGAAAATTGGAAAAGCCAAAGCGCTAAACAATAAAGGTGAAGCTCTAAGAAATAAAGGATCGTTTGAAGAAGCGCTGAAACAACATAAATCTTCACTACAATTATTTATTGAACTAAATGATTTGGACGGTCAAGCTAAAACTGAAAGCTATTTGGGTATTACTTATTTCAGCCTTTCAGATTTCTCAAAATCTTTTAGTCATTTTGATAATGCGCTGGACTTATTTAAAGAGTTAAATAAACCGGATGGTGTCTTAAATTCATATGGATATATGGGAGTTTTGTTCAGTAATTTTAATCAGCACGATAAAGCCATTGACTATTATAAAAAAGCTCTTGAAATAGCTGTAAAACTAAACAATAAAAGTAAGATGGCGACACAATACAATAATCTGGGTATCGAATATAACGAATTAAGGAAATATTCTGAGTCAATTTTCTATTATAACAAGGCAATAGATTTTTTTAATCAGGAAAATGATGAATTTAATTACTCAATTGCATTGGGAAATATTGGAATCCCATATACAAAACTTAAAAGATATTCAGAAGCAAAATCAGCTTTTTACGAATCCTTAAAATTTGCGAAAAAATTGGATGACGAATACGGAGTTGCTCATCAATATGGAAATATTGGCGAACTATATTTAGCGATGAATGAAGATAAAAACATAAAAGATACAGTTAATTATTTACACAAAGCAATAGACTACTTAAAAAGATCTGTTAAGGAATTTGAGTTAGTTGGAGCAATAGAAGATCAAAAAGATTATTTAGAAATATTAGCTAAAGCAAATAATAAATTTCGTAACTACCAAGAAGCATATAATGAACTAAATAATGTTATAAAATTGAAAGATTTGATTCAATCAAAAGAAAACTTAAAAGTAACCGCAGGTTTAGAAATAAAACAAGAGCTTGAAAATAAAGAAAACGAAATTGTAATATTAAATAAGGAAAAAGAATTTGAAATCATGATGAAAACAGCTATATCAATATTTTCGTTTTTGGTTGTAATTATTGCTTTCTTAATTCTTTATTTTTATAGAAAAAAGCGAAAGGATAATTTTATTCTAAAAGATACAATATTACAAAAGGAGGAAATTGAAAAAATACTTAGGTCTAATGAAATTGAGTTAACTAATCATAAAGTAAATCTTGAAAAATTAGTCAGTGATCGAACAATTAAACTTGAAAAAGAAATAACAGAACATAAGAAAACTGAAGAGGCATTATCAGTCGCATTAGATAATGCAGAAATTGCAAACAAAGCAAAATCAGTTTTTCTAGCAAATATGAGTCATGAATTAAGGACACCATTGGTGGGAATTTTGGGTTATTCTGATTTGCTGCAATCAATATTGGAAGATGAAGAAGCACAGGAAATGGCTGAAGGAATAAATCGAACAGGAAAAAGACTGCTTAATACGTTAAGTCTAGTACTTGATTTAGCAAGGGTTGAATCGGATATGGTTGAGGTAAATATAAAGGAAATTGATTTGATTGAAAGAATAACAGATACTTATAAAAATTTCAAAGGACTGGCGGAAAGAAAAAAATTAAGACTAAATTTAAACCTCCACGCTGACAAATATATCTATTCGATTGATGAAGGTATGTTTAATGTTATTATTGAAAACTTAATAAATAATGCTATAAAATTTACAAAAGAAGGAGAAATTATTGTTACTTCTAATGTTGAATACATGGAAGATAAACCTAAACTAATTATTAAAGTTATTGATAGTGGAATTGGCATTAAGCAAAATGATATTCCACTTATTTTTAAGGAGTTTAAACAATTAAGTGAAGGATTCACAAAAGATTTTCAGGGAAGCGGTTTAGGATTGGCAATAACTAAAAAATATATAGACCTTCTTGGTGGTGAGATAAAAGTTGAAAGCGAGTTTGGAAAAGGAACAACATTTAAATTAATCTTTCCTGTTAAAATTCAAAAAGCAGCTTAA
- a CDS encoding cupin domain-containing protein, translating into MFLIIGCAATQQNKLSEQVSDTIFPKGEKVESPNFTGSIWLNMMGTNNSSINTRYGLVTFEPKSRTYWHSHPGGQLLFITSGQGYYQAKGQQIQLLKKGDYVEILPNMIHWHGATPDSEFSHIAVSLNIDEGNVIWLQPVTDEEYYSVTK; encoded by the coding sequence ATGTTTTTAATAATTGGTTGTGCAGCTACTCAACAGAATAAACTTTCAGAACAAGTATCCGATACAATATTTCCTAAAGGTGAAAAAGTTGAAAGCCCAAATTTTACGGGTTCAATTTGGCTTAATATGATGGGAACTAATAATAGTAGTATTAATACTAGATATGGACTTGTAACCTTTGAACCTAAATCAAGGACTTATTGGCACTCTCATCCGGGGGGACAACTTCTTTTTATAACTAGCGGGCAAGGATACTACCAAGCAAAAGGTCAGCAAATACAATTATTAAAAAAAGGCGATTATGTTGAGATTTTGCCAAATATGATTCATTGGCATGGAGCGACACCAGATAGTGAATTTTCACATATAGCGGTCAGTTTGAATATTGATGAAGGAAATGTAATCTGGTTGCAGCCTGTTACAGATGAGGAATATTACAGTGTTACTAAATAA